A part of Fibrobacter sp. genomic DNA contains:
- a CDS encoding OpgC domain-containing protein: protein MRIRALDSIRGLLLLQMTLDHFGKPISYYLYQCFGFFSAAEGFFFLSGFVGMLAATSKSIKDPSQSWMRKRSLRIWIYHLATLFFVSGLAYFALTRIQWFFRPMYNHLGPSIPFSAILAYTPEYLDVLPLYVILLLVGSITFPLFVKAKTKIQILLLWLPSLVLWAIALTGSIDSTVHELFPKWVSHGDFRPFSWQFIYFTGAAVAAWWKRTSDANRQLVTRITPWFLIPFVFCFLWSHQFIPLELPSGFMTDKQFVGPLRAANFFVFVLLIAGIVRKWPAALDFKVTNVIGRHSLDVYTAHIVLLYLWFAIPGDIRYHEPWNVLAPVAACVLLWILSKIREPKSPKLPK from the coding sequence GTGAGAATCAGGGCTCTTGATTCCATCCGTGGTCTGCTGCTTTTGCAGATGACCCTGGACCATTTCGGCAAGCCCATTTCATATTACCTTTACCAGTGCTTCGGCTTCTTCAGTGCAGCCGAAGGCTTTTTTTTCCTATCCGGATTTGTAGGCATGCTTGCCGCCACAAGCAAGTCCATCAAGGATCCGTCCCAGTCCTGGATGCGCAAGCGATCCCTGAGAATCTGGATCTACCACTTGGCAACGCTATTCTTCGTCAGCGGCCTGGCCTACTTCGCCCTGACCCGCATCCAGTGGTTCTTCAGACCCATGTACAACCACCTGGGCCCGTCCATTCCCTTCTCAGCCATTCTGGCCTACACACCGGAATACCTGGACGTGTTGCCCCTGTACGTTATTCTGCTCCTTGTTGGCAGCATCACGTTTCCCCTATTCGTCAAGGCAAAGACAAAAATTCAGATTCTGTTGTTGTGGCTTCCAAGTCTCGTACTCTGGGCCATAGCCCTCACCGGCTCCATTGATTCCACGGTACACGAACTGTTTCCCAAATGGGTTAGCCACGGGGACTTCCGCCCCTTCTCCTGGCAGTTCATCTACTTCACAGGAGCAGCAGTCGCCGCCTGGTGGAAGCGTACAAGCGACGCCAATCGCCAGCTGGTAACAAGAATCACCCCCTGGTTCCTGATACCGTTCGTCTTCTGCTTCCTCTGGTCGCATCAGTTCATCCCATTGGAACTGCCCTCCGGATTCATGACCGACAAGCAGTTCGTTGGCCCCCTGCGTGCAGCAAACTTTTTCGTTTTCGTTTTACTCATTGCAGGCATTGTCCGCAAATGGCCAGCGGCCCTGGATTTCAAGGTGACCAACGTCATTGGAAGACACAGCCTCGACGTCTACACGGCACACATCGTTCTTCTCTACCTATGGTTCGCCATACCCGGAGACATCCGCTACCATGAGCCCTGGAACGTTCTCGCTCCCGTTGCAGCCTGCGTGCTTCTTTGGATTCTTTCAAAAATCCGCGAGCCAAAGTCGCCAAAACTTCCCAAGTAA
- a CDS encoding outer membrane lipoprotein carrier protein LolA gives MEKSKAWFKTGKAWSLDFKVQVFYADSPDIASQQGSLLVADGDRFKLDIAGIKFYSDGESMWQYNVEQKQVLIKDVEDLSSSLHPSELLFKYLNCKAKEIGEGEFNKQKLWVLKLDPSKYAGQFTQMEVWLSQKDFSPVRLFTVDPSGNGSWYNIVNLKVVKSVAADDFRYKAVKGVDEIDMR, from the coding sequence ATGGAAAAATCCAAGGCCTGGTTCAAGACGGGCAAGGCATGGAGCCTTGATTTCAAGGTGCAGGTGTTTTATGCGGACTCTCCGGATATTGCCAGCCAGCAGGGTAGCCTGCTTGTAGCCGACGGTGACCGCTTCAAGCTGGACATTGCCGGCATCAAGTTCTACAGCGATGGCGAAAGCATGTGGCAGTACAACGTGGAACAGAAGCAGGTTCTGATTAAGGATGTGGAAGACCTGTCCAGTTCCCTTCACCCTTCCGAGTTGCTTTTCAAGTACTTGAACTGCAAGGCCAAGGAAATTGGCGAGGGCGAGTTCAACAAGCAAAAACTTTGGGTCTTGAAGCTTGACCCCTCTAAGTATGCAGGGCAGTTTACCCAGATGGAAGTATGGCTTTCCCAGAAGGATTTTTCTCCGGTTCGTCTCTTTACTGTAGATCCGTCGGGTAATGGTTCCTGGTATAACATCGTGAACCTGAAGGTGGTAAAGTCTGTTGCCGCCGATGATTTTAGATACAAGGCCGTAAAGGGTGTCGATGAAATCGACATGCGATAA
- the recF gene encoding DNA replication and repair protein RecF (All proteins in this family for which functions are known are DNA-binding proteins that assist the filamentation of RecA onto DNA for the initiation of recombination or recombinational repair.), translating to MIKNLHIDGVRSLNGFEQEFGPGITVVYGPNGCGKTSILESIHLLAQGFSFRAKDLKELIAWKASELILRGELEDETGCRNRGIRVHRRGADVRENGESMKSPAAFFGNCPAVIMQPSDIELLRGAPEVRRRWLDEILCYRSSANASILRRYKRILQQRNQWLRQFKKEGTAVGGDELFRVLTDQLIEYGAKLWAARLQLAKEISPIITGYYRKLSGGVDEITCAYQSSILKELDAMDGAEFLDDLDEVPGSVAVAAESAPSYDAAEVVDENALRAAYERKLIGLEFVEKIQGMTMAGPHRDDLGLCIGGYEMRSVGSQGQCRSAAVAMRFAAVDVASRYLSKPILLLDDIFAELDVHRRDAVASLIREKGCQVVIATPQIEDLPFTADAVICLK from the coding sequence GTGATAAAGAATCTGCACATTGATGGCGTTCGCAGTTTGAATGGGTTTGAACAGGAGTTTGGACCCGGGATTACTGTAGTGTATGGCCCCAATGGTTGCGGAAAGACTTCCATTCTTGAATCGATTCACTTGCTTGCCCAAGGCTTTTCCTTTAGGGCCAAGGATTTGAAGGAACTGATTGCCTGGAAGGCTAGCGAGCTTATTCTGCGGGGAGAGCTGGAAGACGAAACCGGGTGCAGAAATCGCGGAATCCGTGTGCATCGCCGTGGGGCTGATGTACGTGAAAACGGCGAAAGCATGAAGTCGCCTGCAGCGTTTTTCGGAAACTGCCCCGCGGTGATTATGCAGCCTTCGGATATCGAACTCTTGCGTGGTGCGCCCGAAGTGCGTAGGCGTTGGCTTGATGAAATTCTTTGCTACAGATCTTCCGCCAATGCGTCTATCCTGAGGCGCTATAAGCGAATCCTCCAGCAGCGCAACCAGTGGCTGAGGCAGTTCAAGAAGGAAGGAACTGCGGTTGGCGGCGATGAACTTTTTAGGGTTTTGACGGATCAGCTGATTGAATATGGCGCCAAGCTGTGGGCTGCACGCTTGCAGCTGGCAAAGGAAATTTCCCCGATTATAACCGGCTATTACCGGAAACTTTCCGGTGGCGTGGACGAAATCACTTGCGCTTACCAGAGTTCCATTCTCAAGGAACTGGACGCTATGGACGGTGCGGAATTTTTGGATGACTTGGATGAAGTTCCCGGTAGTGTGGCCGTAGCTGCGGAAAGTGCGCCTTCCTATGACGCTGCCGAGGTGGTTGACGAAAACGCCTTGAGGGCTGCCTACGAACGAAAACTCATCGGTCTTGAATTTGTGGAAAAGATTCAGGGTATGACTATGGCGGGGCCTCATCGAGATGACCTGGGCCTTTGCATTGGCGGATACGAGATGCGATCCGTCGGTAGCCAGGGGCAGTGCAGGTCCGCTGCTGTTGCCATGCGTTTTGCGGCGGTGGATGTGGCGTCACGCTACTTAAGCAAGCCAATCCTTTTGCTGGATGATATCTTTGCGGAACTGGATGTTCATAGGCGTGACGCCGTGGCGTCGCTCATTCGTGAGAAGGGATGCCAGGTGGTTATCGCGACGCCGCAAATCGAGGATTTGCCATTCACCGCCGATGCGGTTATCTGTCTGAAATAA
- the mscL gene encoding large-conductance mechanosensitive channel protein MscL — protein MGIKGKATSLLDEFKAFAFKGNIVDMAVGVIIGGAFGKIVSSFVNDIIMPAVGVMIGGVDFKDLKAELVAANGDTPAVFMNYGMFVQNIVDFFIIAIVVFLVMKKFMGFMQNMRKAEEAAAEPPAPPAPPEPSAEEKLLTEIRDLLKK, from the coding sequence ATGGGTATCAAAGGTAAAGCAACATCCCTTCTTGACGAATTCAAGGCATTCGCATTCAAGGGCAACATCGTTGACATGGCTGTCGGTGTGATCATCGGCGGTGCATTCGGCAAAATCGTTTCCTCCTTCGTTAACGACATCATCATGCCCGCAGTTGGCGTCATGATCGGCGGCGTTGACTTCAAGGACCTCAAGGCAGAGCTGGTTGCTGCTAACGGCGACACTCCGGCTGTATTCATGAACTACGGCATGTTCGTTCAGAACATCGTCGACTTCTTCATCATTGCTATCGTGGTCTTCCTCGTCATGAAGAAGTTCATGGGCTTCATGCAGAATATGCGCAAGGCAGAAGAAGCTGCTGCAGAACCTCCTGCACCGCCGGCTCCTCCTGAACCGTCTGCAGAAGAAAAGCTCCTCACCGAAATCCGCGACCTTCTCAAGAAGTAA
- a CDS encoding DMT family transporter — protein sequence MSWLILALASAVFLGFYDLAKKKSVQDNAVRPVLFMCSAFYALLMLPVLFTGNCQSLPWQSHLFLAGKAMIVGGSWILTYNALAHLPLSIATTIRALAPVFTIFLAVTLMGERPFAMQWVGVAVCLCSYVALSMAGRKEMGHFFSNGWVICMVLGTMLAACSGAYDKFILQRMDFEPTTVQVWFSIYMLLWQFAVCAITWYPKRKTTTPFKFRWTFLLVAVLLTVADRCYFLAVGDPDALISLITVFRRSSVLIGFVAGLVLFKERKSPLKWAALLGIITGLCMIALGKG from the coding sequence ATGTCATGGTTGATTCTTGCCCTTGCTTCTGCTGTGTTTCTAGGATTTTACGACCTGGCCAAGAAAAAGTCGGTCCAGGATAACGCGGTCCGTCCGGTGCTGTTCATGTGCAGCGCCTTTTATGCCCTATTGATGCTTCCGGTCCTTTTTACAGGGAATTGTCAGAGCCTTCCCTGGCAAAGTCACCTGTTTTTGGCTGGAAAGGCTATGATCGTGGGCGGAAGTTGGATTTTGACCTACAACGCTTTGGCTCATTTGCCCTTGTCCATTGCAACGACTATTCGCGCGCTTGCACCTGTATTTACCATTTTCCTGGCCGTGACCTTGATGGGGGAACGTCCCTTTGCTATGCAGTGGGTGGGCGTTGCCGTTTGCCTTTGCAGCTATGTGGCCCTCAGCATGGCTGGCCGCAAGGAAATGGGGCACTTCTTTAGCAATGGTTGGGTGATATGCATGGTGCTTGGAACCATGCTTGCTGCTTGCAGTGGCGCCTACGACAAGTTCATTTTGCAACGTATGGATTTTGAACCCACTACGGTTCAGGTTTGGTTCAGTATTTACATGCTCCTGTGGCAATTTGCGGTTTGTGCCATTACCTGGTACCCTAAGCGCAAGACCACTACTCCCTTCAAGTTCCGTTGGACTTTCCTGCTTGTAGCGGTGCTTCTGACGGTAGCTGACCGTTGCTATTTTTTGGCGGTAGGCGACCCTGATGCGCTGATTTCCTTGATTACGGTATTCCGTCGTTCCAGCGTTCTAATTGGCTTTGTTGCGGGTCTCGTGTTGTTCAAGGAACGTAAGAGCCCTCTCAAGTGGGCGGCCCTTTTGGGTATCATAACGGGCCTTTGCATGATTGCCTTGGGTAAGGGTTAA
- the coaE gene encoding dephospho-CoA kinase (Dephospho-CoA kinase (CoaE) performs the final step in coenzyme A biosynthesis.) has protein sequence MIGITGQIGAGKSYVGDGLRKKGFKVIDADTAVHYLYGTDERLRQKIAEEFGKAALTSEGVDRKFFADLIFKDESARRRLESLVYPALTEYIVGQSPDYVEAALFENVPHLVEMLDELWIVTAPAEVRLRRLTGPRGLSPEDASRRMALQKDKDSDEFWMDLFPRDKYPGLTLKFIRND, from the coding sequence ATGATTGGAATAACCGGACAGATCGGTGCTGGTAAGTCCTACGTCGGGGACGGCCTTCGTAAGAAGGGGTTCAAGGTGATTGACGCCGATACCGCGGTACATTACCTCTATGGAACAGACGAAAGGCTCCGTCAGAAGATTGCTGAGGAGTTTGGCAAGGCTGCCCTGACTTCTGAAGGCGTTGACCGTAAGTTTTTTGCAGATTTAATCTTTAAGGACGAATCTGCTCGCCGCCGTTTGGAATCCTTGGTTTACCCGGCCCTTACGGAATACATCGTGGGGCAATCTCCCGATTATGTAGAAGCCGCCCTCTTTGAAAATGTTCCCCACCTGGTTGAGATGCTGGATGAACTCTGGATTGTTACCGCCCCGGCAGAGGTGCGACTTCGTCGCCTAACAGGCCCCCGCGGGCTTTCTCCGGAAGATGCCTCCCGCCGTATGGCGCTCCAGAAGGATAAGGATTCCGACGAGTTCTGGATGGATCTTTTCCCTAGGGATAAGTACCCCGGCCTTACGCTCAAGTTCATCCGTAACGATTGA
- a CDS encoding glycoside hydrolase family 9 protein yields the protein MSITKNIASALAITAVAAPALFAASAFQNQVGFMTNSQKQMAVLDAEGKKVVIKDADGKEALTVEVPKAEKWSPAGDSLIASLVDFSELKTPGTYQAYVGDEAIGHPIIIADDALEAATKASLKFFYFQRASMELTEEFAGIYARAAGHPDTAVKYHPSTGIEDTEATFDGSKGWYDAGDYGKYIVNSSISVYSLLQLYQQNKEYFSKLDLNIPESKNEVPDILDEIRWNLEWMLTMQDKDGGIFHKLTTKQFAGTVMPAKATAQRYAIGKGVEASWDFAATMTLAAEIYKPFDAEFSEKCIIAAQHAHNWAAKNPSAIYVQPGDVGTGSYTNSTEWATRVWGLIELYRISKDPSILEEIHKWPISRKKGKLQSWGNKYMLGIFTLATNPDIFEKDMVDTAQGIITDLADNYLKTLDSNGYGIALETADFNWGSNGTASNKAMILIHAYIITKEEKYYNAALGIVDYILGRNPMDISYLTGFGVKSTMNPHHRPSQADGIEAPVPGMIAGGPNTGATDCAKTIAKNNPPAKAYNDNTCSYATNEVAINWNAPFAYVIGSLQAIASTGKTYDMAEAPEAKYELTSIPFARQSLKKSNVMDSGKRLVIRGNKVQVEYIDNNGVKSYFNVGGKRVR from the coding sequence ATGAGCATTACCAAGAATATCGCTAGTGCACTCGCAATAACCGCAGTTGCAGCCCCTGCATTGTTTGCAGCCTCTGCTTTCCAAAATCAGGTCGGCTTTATGACCAACAGTCAGAAGCAGATGGCCGTGCTTGACGCCGAGGGAAAGAAGGTCGTCATTAAGGATGCAGACGGCAAGGAAGCCCTTACCGTTGAAGTTCCCAAGGCCGAAAAGTGGAGCCCCGCAGGCGATAGTCTCATTGCATCTCTCGTTGACTTTTCCGAATTGAAGACTCCGGGAACCTACCAGGCATACGTTGGCGACGAAGCCATCGGTCACCCGATTATCATTGCCGACGACGCTCTTGAAGCAGCAACCAAGGCTTCCCTCAAGTTCTTCTACTTCCAGCGCGCATCCATGGAACTGACTGAAGAATTCGCCGGCATCTATGCCCGCGCAGCAGGTCATCCGGATACCGCCGTGAAGTACCATCCCTCCACTGGCATCGAAGATACCGAAGCCACCTTCGACGGATCCAAGGGCTGGTACGATGCTGGCGACTACGGCAAGTACATCGTCAACTCCAGCATTAGCGTATACTCCCTCCTGCAGCTCTACCAGCAGAACAAGGAATACTTCAGCAAGCTCGACCTGAACATTCCCGAAAGCAAGAACGAAGTCCCCGACATTCTTGACGAAATCCGTTGGAACCTGGAATGGATGCTCACCATGCAGGACAAGGATGGCGGCATATTCCATAAGCTTACTACCAAGCAGTTTGCCGGAACCGTTATGCCGGCAAAGGCAACCGCTCAGCGCTACGCTATCGGTAAGGGCGTCGAAGCCTCCTGGGACTTTGCCGCAACCATGACTCTCGCTGCAGAAATCTACAAGCCCTTTGATGCAGAATTCTCCGAAAAGTGCATCATCGCTGCACAGCACGCACATAACTGGGCAGCAAAGAACCCCTCCGCCATCTACGTTCAGCCCGGTGACGTAGGCACTGGTTCCTACACCAACTCTACTGAATGGGCTACTCGCGTATGGGGCCTTATCGAATTGTACCGCATCAGCAAGGATCCCTCCATCCTTGAAGAAATCCACAAGTGGCCCATTAGCCGTAAGAAGGGTAAGCTCCAGAGCTGGGGAAACAAGTACATGCTCGGCATCTTCACCTTGGCAACCAACCCGGACATTTTCGAAAAGGACATGGTTGACACCGCCCAGGGCATCATTACCGACCTTGCTGACAATTACCTCAAGACTCTCGATAGCAATGGTTACGGTATCGCACTTGAAACTGCAGACTTCAACTGGGGATCCAACGGTACCGCCTCCAACAAGGCAATGATTCTCATTCACGCCTATATCATTACCAAGGAAGAAAAGTACTACAACGCAGCTCTTGGCATTGTTGACTACATCCTCGGCCGTAACCCCATGGACATTTCCTACCTCACCGGTTTCGGCGTAAAGTCCACAATGAATCCTCATCACCGCCCCAGCCAGGCTGATGGCATCGAAGCTCCTGTTCCGGGCATGATCGCTGGCGGCCCCAACACTGGTGCAACCGACTGCGCAAAGACCATTGCAAAGAACAATCCTCCTGCAAAGGCATACAACGACAACACCTGCAGCTACGCAACCAACGAAGTTGCAATCAACTGGAACGCTCCCTTCGCCTACGTCATCGGTAGCCTCCAGGCCATCGCCTCCACCGGCAAGACCTACGACATGGCAGAAGCTCCCGAAGCCAAGTACGAACTGACTTCCATTCCGTTCGCACGCCAGTCCTTGAAGAAGTCCAACGTTATGGACAGCGGCAAGCGCCTGGTTATCCGCGGCAACAAGGTCCAGGTCGAATACATCGACAACAACGGCGTCAAGAGCTACTTCAACGTCGGTGGCAAGCGCGTTCGCTAA
- a CDS encoding DUF3392 domain-containing protein, producing the protein MDQYIHEFARFLRFHMASISVGIVATFLMIYGSKINGFFKKITRSIPFIGRFALFVVLCSAGYAFVSSQAARYFKYFLLNQKDLPLIGIVAGSFILLAILAYRGKDV; encoded by the coding sequence ATGGACCAGTATATTCATGAATTTGCCCGTTTTTTGCGTTTTCATATGGCATCAATTTCTGTAGGTATTGTGGCTACGTTTTTGATGATTTATGGTTCAAAAATCAATGGATTTTTCAAAAAGATTACCAGAAGCATTCCCTTTATCGGGCGATTTGCTCTTTTTGTAGTCTTGTGTTCTGCTGGCTATGCCTTTGTTAGTTCACAGGCCGCCAGGTATTTTAAATATTTTCTATTGAATCAGAAAGATTTGCCTTTGATTGGAATTGTGGCTGGCAGCTTTATTTTGTTAGCCATTCTTGCCTATCGAGGCAAGGATGTTTAA
- a CDS encoding Na+/H+ antiporter NhaC family protein → MEQEIDTLNQMVDSAAQIASTAADTAVQTAPATVDSISQTATAVADTVSQASNWIFTHGTFWALVPPIVAIALALITKEVYSSLFAGVVIGAFFICQGDFSGFLNAVFKDGLVAKISDPWNVGILLFLVILGTMVALMNRVGGSAAFGEWARTHIKTRVGAQLATICLGILIFIDDYFNCLTVGSVMRPVTDKFKVSHEKLAYLIDSTAAPVCIIAPISSWAAAVSGFVEGENGLSLFIKAIPFNFYALFTLLAIFFVVAWKIDFGPMKKYETAAEMIEAKLADVDIPEGKGKVIDLVLPIVLLIVLCTIGMIYTGGFFASGEDHKGFVDAFANSDASIGLVLGSFAALVLTVVMYMARGVLRFEKCMECLPAGFKAMVPAILILCLAWTLKGVTDTMGAKEFVAGVVSGGAANLMNFMPAIIFVIAAFLAFATGTSWGTFGILIPIVVAAFSGVDYNLMVISISACMAGAVCGDHCSPISDTTIMASAGAQCEHVNHVNTQLPYVLFVATISFVTYIVAGFTRSAVLSLILGAAMIVGGLFVMKKKFAR, encoded by the coding sequence ATGGAACAAGAAATTGATACTTTGAACCAAATGGTGGACAGTGCTGCACAGATCGCTTCTACTGCCGCTGACACTGCGGTCCAGACAGCTCCTGCAACTGTTGATTCCATTTCTCAGACCGCGACGGCTGTTGCTGATACCGTATCCCAGGCTTCTAACTGGATTTTTACACATGGAACATTTTGGGCTCTTGTGCCGCCTATTGTGGCAATTGCCCTGGCACTGATTACAAAGGAAGTTTATTCCTCCTTGTTTGCTGGTGTGGTGATTGGCGCCTTCTTTATCTGTCAGGGTGACTTTAGTGGTTTTCTTAATGCGGTTTTCAAGGATGGTCTGGTTGCCAAGATTTCCGACCCGTGGAATGTCGGTATTCTGTTGTTCCTGGTAATTCTTGGAACTATGGTTGCCCTTATGAATCGTGTAGGCGGCTCCGCTGCCTTTGGAGAATGGGCTCGAACTCATATCAAGACTCGCGTAGGAGCCCAGCTTGCAACCATTTGCCTAGGCATTCTGATTTTCATCGACGACTACTTTAACTGTTTGACTGTGGGTAGTGTCATGCGCCCGGTTACAGATAAGTTTAAGGTTAGCCACGAAAAACTGGCATACCTGATTGACTCCACTGCAGCTCCGGTTTGCATTATTGCACCCATTAGTTCATGGGCGGCAGCAGTATCTGGTTTTGTGGAAGGCGAAAATGGCCTTAGCCTTTTCATTAAGGCAATTCCCTTCAATTTCTATGCCTTGTTCACGTTACTAGCAATTTTCTTCGTTGTTGCCTGGAAAATCGATTTTGGTCCAATGAAAAAATATGAGACCGCTGCAGAAATGATTGAAGCCAAACTTGCCGATGTCGATATTCCGGAAGGCAAGGGCAAGGTTATTGATCTGGTCTTGCCTATTGTTCTGCTTATAGTCCTTTGCACCATCGGCATGATTTATACCGGCGGCTTCTTTGCAAGTGGAGAAGACCATAAGGGATTTGTGGATGCTTTCGCCAACAGCGATGCGTCCATCGGTCTGGTTCTTGGTTCCTTTGCAGCTTTGGTCTTGACTGTAGTCATGTATATGGCTCGCGGAGTTCTGCGTTTTGAAAAGTGCATGGAATGTCTGCCCGCAGGTTTCAAGGCCATGGTGCCTGCAATCTTGATCCTTTGCCTGGCCTGGACGTTGAAGGGTGTTACCGATACCATGGGCGCAAAGGAATTTGTAGCTGGCGTGGTGAGCGGCGGTGCAGCAAACCTTATGAACTTTATGCCTGCCATCATCTTTGTGATTGCTGCCTTCCTTGCTTTTGCAACAGGAACTTCATGGGGAACCTTCGGTATCTTGATTCCTATTGTGGTGGCTGCCTTCAGTGGTGTAGACTATAACCTGATGGTAATTTCTATTTCCGCCTGCATGGCTGGAGCCGTTTGCGGAGACCACTGCTCTCCCATTTCTGATACCACTATTATGGCAAGTGCTGGAGCCCAGTGTGAACATGTGAACCACGTGAACACCCAGTTGCCTTACGTGCTATTTGTGGCCACCATTTCCTTTGTGACCTACATTGTTGCCGGATTTACCCGCAGCGCAGTTCTGTCCTTGATTCTTGGGGCGGCTATGATTGTGGGAGGCCTGTTTGTGATGAAGAAAAAATTTGCCCGGTAA
- a CDS encoding DMT family transporter, whose amino-acid sequence MANLGYSFLLILAAFIWGTTFVAQAEGNSAGPFVFTCVRNFIATFLLFGLAKILDVAGKSPRKPKNPAENRKLWKAGILCGIALAFGTNFQQLGLFLGSSAGKSGFLTTCYIILVPVLSVFLGKKISAKIWFCVGLTLVGLYLLCIKEGFSVQASDGVLLLCALSFAIQILIIDKYGTEVDNVRLSAIQCLVACVMSAIPMVLVDMECSSAGLVNAVKIYSHAGAWIPLLYAAILSSGVAFTLQIVAQNKIRPTIASLLMSLESVFAVLGGWAILNEHFSLQEGIGCILMFTAVILAQIKIGKE is encoded by the coding sequence ATGGCAAACCTCGGATACAGCTTTTTGCTCATTTTAGCAGCCTTCATATGGGGAACCACCTTTGTAGCCCAGGCGGAAGGCAATAGCGCAGGCCCTTTCGTTTTCACCTGCGTTCGTAACTTCATAGCCACCTTCCTTTTGTTCGGACTGGCTAAAATTTTGGATGTTGCGGGGAAAAGCCCCCGTAAGCCGAAAAATCCCGCAGAAAACCGCAAACTATGGAAGGCAGGAATTCTTTGCGGCATCGCCCTCGCCTTTGGAACGAATTTTCAACAGCTGGGGCTGTTCCTGGGGTCTTCCGCCGGAAAGTCCGGATTTCTTACCACCTGCTACATTATCCTGGTTCCCGTCTTGAGCGTTTTTCTTGGCAAAAAAATTTCTGCCAAGATCTGGTTTTGCGTAGGGCTCACCCTGGTCGGCCTCTACCTGCTTTGTATCAAGGAAGGATTTTCTGTTCAGGCTTCCGACGGCGTTCTGCTTCTTTGCGCACTTTCTTTCGCCATTCAAATTCTGATTATCGACAAATACGGCACCGAGGTAGACAACGTTCGACTTTCCGCAATCCAATGTCTTGTTGCCTGCGTCATGAGCGCCATCCCTATGGTACTGGTAGACATGGAATGTTCCTCCGCAGGACTCGTTAATGCAGTGAAGATTTACTCCCACGCCGGCGCATGGATTCCACTGCTGTACGCAGCCATACTCTCTAGCGGAGTCGCATTCACCCTGCAGATTGTTGCACAAAACAAGATAAGGCCCACCATAGCATCGCTACTGATGAGCCTTGAATCTGTATTCGCCGTCCTTGGCGGTTGGGCTATTCTCAACGAACATTTTTCCCTTCAAGAAGGCATCGGCTGCATTTTGATGTTCACCGCAGTCATCCTCGCCCAGATAAAAATCGGCAAGGAATAA
- a CDS encoding DUF4423 domain-containing protein, with protein MLNIDEIGDYRDLLKNYYAQRKLELPLYSYKMMGQKLGLETSQMFRVLNKELHLPNRSIPLVKDLLDLKGRSGELFEILVAASKTKSPAKKDKLYKMALSLKDVKMRQLNTNELLFLGKWWIPVVRTLIEMNNGSAVVSQLVKQITPTVSKEQVEEAIRVLRELKLITPLASERFAVGQTNFTSSGTAKVTAIRSYQNQLLALAQNALATVEPEQRNMSSLLVGVDEDCFNDLKEMTLEFRRQVQKRVEEVQKPTKVMQFMFSLFPVADMNMGVNGGSAGKSVAGGVAKTGEASAAKGVKK; from the coding sequence ATGCTGAATATTGACGAAATTGGTGATTACAGAGATCTGCTGAAGAATTACTATGCCCAGCGCAAGCTGGAGCTTCCTCTGTATTCCTACAAGATGATGGGCCAAAAGCTGGGGCTTGAAACCAGCCAGATGTTCCGTGTGCTGAACAAGGAACTTCACTTGCCCAATCGTAGCATACCCCTGGTCAAGGATCTGCTCGACCTGAAGGGCCGTAGTGGTGAACTGTTTGAAATTCTGGTGGCGGCATCCAAGACCAAGTCTCCGGCAAAAAAAGACAAGCTTTATAAGATGGCGCTGTCCCTGAAGGACGTTAAGATGCGCCAGCTCAATACAAACGAACTTTTGTTCTTGGGTAAGTGGTGGATTCCTGTGGTCCGCACCTTGATCGAAATGAACAACGGTTCGGCAGTAGTTTCTCAGTTGGTCAAGCAGATTACACCAACGGTTTCTAAGGAACAGGTGGAAGAGGCTATCCGCGTATTGAGGGAACTGAAATTGATTACTCCCTTGGCTTCTGAACGTTTTGCCGTTGGTCAGACCAATTTCACATCGTCGGGTACGGCCAAGGTGACTGCGATTCGCAGCTACCAGAATCAGCTTTTGGCGCTGGCACAGAACGCTTTGGCAACAGTTGAACCGGAACAGCGAAACATGTCTTCGTTGTTGGTTGGCGTAGACGAGGATTGCTTTAACGACCTTAAGGAAATGACTTTGGAATTCCGTCGTCAGGTGCAGAAGCGAGTTGAAGAAGTGCAGAAACCGACGAAGGTGATGCAGTTCATGTTCTCTCTGTTCCCCGTGGCCGATATGAACATGGGAGTGAATGGTGGCTCTGCAGGTAAGTCTGTTGCGGGCGGTGTCGCAAAAACCGGTGAGGCTTCCGCAGCGAAAGGGGTGAAGAAATGA